The Nitrospirota bacterium region CAGCAGTCATGCTTTTTGGCATACCAGAGAGGAAAGACGAGATTGGCTCCTCTGCTTATGACAAGCATGGCATAATACAGACTGGGATAAAGGCTATAAAAGACAGTGTGCCTGAGCTTTATGTGATAACGGATGTGTGCCTTTGCGAATACATGAGTCATGGTCATTGCGGAGTTGTTAAGGAAGGTCAGGTGCTGAATGACCCGACATTGGAGCTTCTTTCGAAATCAGCGGTCTCTCATGCAAAGGCAGGCGCAGATATGGTTGCACCATCTGACATGATGGATGGAAGGGTTAGGGCAATAAGGCTTGCTCTGGATGACGAGGGGTTTTCGGATATGCCGATAATGAGCTATGCGGTTAAATATGCATCTGCATTTTATGGCCCATTCAGGGAAGCGGCTGAATCGAGCCCAAAATTCGGAGACAGACGCTCATATCAGATGGACCCATCAAACAGAAAAGAGGCACTAAGAGAGATTCGCCTTGACATAGAAGAAGGCGCCGATATCGTGATGGTCAAGCCTGCCATTTCGTATCTCGATATAATCTCCGATGTAAGGGAACGATGCGATGTGCCGGTGTCTGCTTATAATGTAAGCGGTGAGTATGCACTCGTTAAGGCAGGTGGCAGACTGGGCTGGATTGACGAAGAGAATGTGATGATGGAAATCCTCACATCCATAAAAAGGGCAGGTGCCGACCTCATACTCACATATCATGCAAAGTCAGCCGCAAGGCTCATCCAGAAATAAGAGCCGTTTGTAGCGCATGGGTATACTCGATGAAATTGTAAAAAAGAAAAAAGAAAGGCTTTCCTATGTAAAAGCCAAGATTCCCCTGAAGGACATCATCTCTAAGATTCCTTCTATGGAAAAACCAAGACCGCTCATGCCTGCAATAAAGAGAGATTCAAAAGGCATAAGGCTTATTGCCGAGATTAAAAAGGCATCTCCTTCAAGAGGAATCATAAGGCAAGACTTTAACCACATGGAGATTGCAAAGCTCTATCAGGAAAAATCAGATGCAATCTCTGTGCTTACAGAGGAGGACTTTTTCATGGGAGACCTGAAATACATTGAAGATGTTAGAGAAATCGTAGATAAACCCCTCCTGCGAAAAGACTTCATAGTGGATGAATACCAGCTATATGAATCCAGAGCAAACAGGGCAGATGCAATACTCCTCATAGCAAGCCTGCTTAGTAAGGCTCAGGCAGAGGAATACCTTCACATGGCAAAAGAGCTAAGCATGGCAGTGCTTTTTGAGATACATGACATGAGAGAGCTTGAGATGGCACTTTTATTAAATGCAGATATAATAGGCATAAACAACAGGGACCTGAAGACCCTCAAAATTGATTTAAGTGTTACAGAGACTCTTAAAAAAGACATTCCAGAGGGAAAGATAGTGGTAAGTGAAAGCGGAATTAAAAGCAGGCAGGATGTCATAAAATTAGATAAGGCTGGCATCGATGCAATGCTTATTGGCACTGTGCTTATGGAGGCAGAAAACATAGGGAAAAAGATTGATGAGCTAAGAGGGAAATGCTGAGCAAAATAGAGTATAATAATAGCCAAATTGGTCAGTTAGCCGAGGCTTGAGGAATGGGGAGCAGAACAATAGTAATACTAACATTATACTATCGCTAAAAGGTTTTGTGAGAGGAACAACATCTGGAGATTTGGAAGATATTAAGTTTTATCATATAATAAAATGATTGGAAATACAGGGAAATACAGGGACACATCCCACATTTCATAATTAATCCTTCTTAGATGGGAGGCGTGCAAACCTTCAAAATGCTATAATAAAATCAACAAATTAAGGAGGATTGAGATATGTCGTCAACTGTATTGCAAGATAAGCTTATCAACGAGATAAAAAACTTACCCCGCAGTAAAGTCTTTGAGGTAATTGATTTCGTCAGTTATCTGAAGCTCAAAGAGGATGATTGGTTTATAGCCTATGTTAATAAGAGGGGCAGGCTTGCCAAGGCTCAGAAGAAAAGGGGAATGAAGTTTACAAGCCTTGAAGAACTTCAGAAGGCATATAAATAACCAGCTATGCACCCCTATAACCTTGAGCTTTCTCCTGCTGCATTAAGAGACCTAAAAAAACTTCCTGTAAACATACAAAAAACTATTGTTATGGAGCATCTGCCTGCCATCAAGGAGGACCCTTACAAGAAGGGCAAGCCACTTATAGGAGCCCTTAATAAAGAACGGTCTTACCATTTTGGAAGAAAGCCTGAATACAGGATTATCTACTTCATAGAAGGGCGCACTATAACCGTAACCCTTATAGGAACAAGGGAAGGCATCTATAAAAAGGCAAAGAAAAGATGAGAGATGTCCCATGGTTAAAGTCAAAATCTGTGGCATAACTAATTTAGACGATGCTGAGAAGGCAGTTGCCTTTGGAGCAGATGCCTTAGGATTTGTCTTTTATAAAGGCTCACCGAGATATATCCATCCTGATGAGGCAGAAAAGATAATCATGGCACTTCCGCCTTTTATAACGACGGTTGGGGTCTTTGTGGATGAAAGTAAAAATGAGGTTCAGAGGATAATAAGGCACACAGGC contains the following coding sequences:
- the hemB gene encoding porphobilinogen synthase; the protein is MFPIHRARRLRNNPVIRRMMRETSVSVDDLIYPLFITHGKNIRQEIPSMPECYQESVDRVVENALEVYSLGIPAVMLFGIPERKDEIGSSAYDKHGIIQTGIKAIKDSVPELYVITDVCLCEYMSHGHCGVVKEGQVLNDPTLELLSKSAVSHAKAGADMVAPSDMMDGRVRAIRLALDDEGFSDMPIMSYAVKYASAFYGPFREAAESSPKFGDRRSYQMDPSNRKEALREIRLDIEEGADIVMVKPAISYLDIISDVRERCDVPVSAYNVSGEYALVKAGGRLGWIDEENVMMEILTSIKRAGADLILTYHAKSAARLIQK
- the trpC gene encoding indole-3-glycerol phosphate synthase TrpC, producing the protein MGILDEIVKKKKERLSYVKAKIPLKDIISKIPSMEKPRPLMPAIKRDSKGIRLIAEIKKASPSRGIIRQDFNHMEIAKLYQEKSDAISVLTEEDFFMGDLKYIEDVREIVDKPLLRKDFIVDEYQLYESRANRADAILLIASLLSKAQAEEYLHMAKELSMAVLFEIHDMRELEMALLLNADIIGINNRDLKTLKIDLSVTETLKKDIPEGKIVVSESGIKSRQDVIKLDKAGIDAMLIGTVLMEAENIGKKIDELRGKC
- a CDS encoding type II toxin-antitoxin system RelE/ParE family toxin, encoding MHPYNLELSPAALRDLKKLPVNIQKTIVMEHLPAIKEDPYKKGKPLIGALNKERSYHFGRKPEYRIIYFIEGRTITVTLIGTREGIYKKAKKR